One segment of Leptolyngbyaceae cyanobacterium DNA contains the following:
- a CDS encoding folylpolyglutamate synthase/dihydrofolate synthase family protein → MAKFEFGNINVNVDNILNSFQHFGVHLGLERIQKLLADLGNPHHQVPVIHVAGTNGKGSVCAYLSSILTEAGYRVGRYISPHLVDWNERICLNEQPISLDELEQLLLEVKSAINSNEGSPTQFEVITAAAWLYFARQKVDVAVIEVGLGGRLDATNVCDRPLVTIVTSISREHWQVLGPTLADIAREKAGILKSGCPTVVGNLPPEAKAVVEKRIEELGCRAVFPAPAKELLTAEAQRAQRKEERWVEYQGIEYPLLLSGDIQLANSTLAIASVQILQQQGWQISQLAIVSGMRKTKWPGRMQWITWQNRTLLIDGAHNPASAIALRQYVDTLNSQSITWVMGMLSTKDHADIFQALLRPCNRLFLVPVPDHSSADPEELATLARHVCPDLTLVETHPDLISGLQAAISSPPSLIVLCGSLYLIGHFLQISQNRN, encoded by the coding sequence ATGGCAAAATTTGAATTTGGTAACATAAACGTGAACGTTGATAATATTCTGAACTCTTTTCAACACTTTGGCGTCCATCTCGGATTAGAACGCATTCAAAAACTACTTGCCGATTTAGGTAATCCCCATCATCAAGTACCCGTGATTCACGTAGCGGGTACTAATGGGAAAGGTTCTGTTTGCGCTTACCTTTCTTCTATTCTCACCGAGGCGGGTTATCGAGTCGGACGATATATTTCTCCCCATTTAGTTGATTGGAACGAACGAATTTGTTTAAACGAACAACCCATTTCATTGGATGAGTTAGAACAATTGCTTTTAGAAGTCAAATCGGCGATTAACTCAAATGAAGGATCTCCCACTCAATTTGAGGTGATTACGGCTGCTGCTTGGTTATATTTTGCTCGACAAAAAGTAGATGTGGCAGTAATCGAAGTGGGATTGGGAGGAAGATTGGATGCGACGAATGTTTGCGATCGCCCTCTCGTGACGATCGTTACTTCGATTAGTCGCGAACATTGGCAAGTTTTAGGCCCTACTTTAGCAGATATCGCTAGAGAAAAAGCCGGTATCCTCAAATCGGGTTGTCCGACTGTGGTAGGAAATTTACCGCCAGAAGCAAAAGCTGTGGTGGAAAAAAGAATAGAAGAATTAGGTTGTCGGGCGGTTTTTCCCGCACCAGCTAAAGAGTTACTAACCGCAGAGGCGCAGAGAGCGCAGAGGAAAGAGGAAAGATGGGTAGAATATCAAGGAATTGAATATCCTTTACTTTTGTCGGGAGATATTCAACTGGCTAATTCTACTTTGGCGATCGCATCTGTGCAAATTCTTCAACAACAAGGTTGGCAGATTTCCCAACTGGCGATCGTTTCTGGTATGAGAAAAACTAAATGGCCGGGAAGAATGCAGTGGATAACTTGGCAAAATCGTACATTATTAATAGATGGCGCTCATAATCCTGCTTCTGCGATCGCCCTTCGTCAATATGTCGATACCTTAAATTCTCAATCTATTACCTGGGTAATGGGAATGCTTTCGACTAAAGACCATGCCGATATCTTTCAAGCTTTACTCCGACCATGCAATCGATTATTTTTAGTCCCAGTTCCCGACCATAGTTCTGCTGATCCAGAAGAATTAGCCACTCTCGCTCGTCATGTCTGTCCGGATTTAACTTTAGTAGAAACTCATCCCGATCTGATTTCCGGTTTACAAGCTGCCATCTCATCCCCTCCCTCTTTAATCGTTTTGTGCGGTTCTCTTTATCTAATCGGACATTTCTTACAGATTTCTCAGAATCGAAATTAG
- the pilM gene encoding type IV pilus assembly protein PilM yields MDALKNLFSKRKPGLGIELGPDRVNIAQLRKQGQGFKLVTLHSVEVPEGVFQEGQILDPPTMAELIQTALADKKIKATRVACAIPGAAGAIVRIIPVPAELDDKELRSMVLDHEAGLYLPFPREEADVDYQKLGFFTDEDGIEKVQVMLAAVREDVTNTYIETFKQAGLQLEVLEINSFALLRTIREQLRQFSSQEAAVLVDIEFESTEIAIVVDGVPQFSRTVSIGMYQIQSALSRAMNLPATRNTELLRGMTIPTTPVDAVRTGSTGLNPGMAAMLRVLGELADELRRSIDFYLNQSNNLEVAQLLLAGPGGGIGQLDEFFTSRLSLPTTQVDPVAALSLEVSEEIPPVQRPGLGVVLGLGLREV; encoded by the coding sequence GTGGACGCTCTGAAAAATCTGTTTTCCAAGCGCAAGCCAGGACTCGGCATTGAATTAGGCCCAGACCGCGTAAATATTGCCCAGCTGCGTAAGCAAGGCCAGGGCTTTAAACTAGTAACGTTGCACTCGGTAGAAGTTCCGGAAGGAGTATTTCAAGAAGGCCAAATTCTCGACCCACCCACAATGGCCGAACTAATTCAGACAGCCTTAGCAGACAAAAAAATTAAAGCCACTAGAGTTGCCTGTGCAATACCGGGAGCAGCCGGAGCAATTGTCAGAATTATTCCCGTACCCGCAGAGCTAGATGACAAAGAACTAAGAAGTATGGTATTAGACCACGAAGCTGGTTTATACCTACCATTTCCTCGCGAAGAAGCCGATGTCGATTATCAAAAACTCGGTTTTTTCACCGATGAAGACGGTATCGAAAAAGTACAAGTAATGCTAGCCGCCGTCCGCGAAGACGTGACAAATACTTACATAGAAACATTTAAACAAGCTGGATTACAGCTAGAAGTGTTAGAAATTAATAGTTTTGCCTTATTGCGGACAATTAGAGAACAACTAAGACAATTTTCTTCCCAAGAAGCTGCCGTATTAGTAGATATCGAATTCGAGAGTACGGAAATAGCCATAGTAGTCGATGGCGTACCCCAATTTTCTCGCACCGTTTCGATCGGAATGTACCAAATTCAAAGCGCCCTCAGCCGCGCCATGAATTTACCAGCTACTCGCAACACCGAATTACTCAGAGGAATGACCATTCCCACCACCCCAGTCGATGCAGTGCGTACAGGTTCAACTGGTCTTAATCCAGGCATGGCCGCTATGCTAAGAGTGTTAGGAGAATTAGCCGACGAATTGCGCCGCTCGATCGATTTTTACCTCAATCAAAGTAACAATTTAGAAGTAGCTCAATTGTTATTAGCAGGACCGGGTGGCGGCATCGGACAGTTAGATGAATTTTTCACCTCGCGGTTGAGCTTGCCAACTACTCAAGTAGACCCGGTTGCTGCTTTATCCTTAGAAGTAAGTGAAGAAATTCCTCCCGTACAAAGACCCGGATTAGGAGTTGTACTAGGACTTGGACTAAGAGAGGTTTAA
- a CDS encoding FkbM family methyltransferase, whose translation MNYPNFGQIRSRFTIFLIGQYTFISPGKPIFSFHSPTSPMKTAAFEFRPNSIDEVVFRHVYQENEYRVPEELQPDDLIIDIGAHIGSFSYLCWQRGSRNIIALEANPENMVLAQRNLAHTNVDVRHHAVWRSDIEQPIVLYNSGHRQMLPGGLDPLGINTGVGNVMAESGSPVTTIGLDRIIDNREVRILKIDCEGSEFPILLTSKQLKNIAFIAGEYHLMENIPPIAKMPGIEKYTLGLLADLFTENRFRVEFIPNPHPMFPNVGNFFAYNLDK comes from the coding sequence TTGAATTATCCTAATTTCGGTCAAATTCGATCGCGTTTTACGATATTCTTAATTGGGCAATATACATTTATTTCTCCAGGAAAACCGATTTTTTCCTTTCATTCACCCACATCACCCATGAAAACAGCCGCCTTTGAATTTAGACCAAATAGCATTGATGAAGTAGTCTTTAGGCACGTTTACCAAGAAAATGAGTATCGAGTGCCAGAAGAACTCCAACCAGACGATTTGATTATTGATATAGGAGCGCACATCGGATCTTTTTCCTATTTGTGTTGGCAGCGAGGTTCTCGAAATATCATTGCCTTGGAAGCAAATCCTGAGAATATGGTATTAGCTCAACGTAATCTTGCCCATACAAATGTAGATGTCCGTCATCATGCTGTTTGGCGATCGGATATCGAGCAACCGATCGTACTTTATAATAGCGGTCACCGCCAAATGTTGCCCGGTGGCCTAGACCCACTAGGAATCAACACTGGTGTGGGAAATGTGATGGCTGAAAGTGGATCGCCCGTCACCACCATAGGACTCGATCGAATTATCGATAATCGCGAAGTTCGCATTTTGAAAATTGACTGTGAAGGCAGCGAATTTCCCATTTTGTTGACATCCAAACAACTCAAAAATATAGCTTTCATCGCTGGTGAATATCACTTGATGGAAAATATCCCTCCTATTGCCAAGATGCCAGGAATTGAAAAGTATACGCTAGGATTACTGGCTGATTTGTTTACCGAAAATCGCTTTCGAGTTGAGTTTATTCCTAATCCCCATCCTATGTTCCCTAATGTAGGAAATTTTTTCGCCTATAACCTGGATAAATAA
- a CDS encoding PilN domain-containing protein, with protein MYSLEVNFLKDRPEFQTKEQITGGGAKKSIPVNDRLLMYAGVALGVILPAAVGGFWLWQQSETANLEKQLADVTALVDQAAAKKGNLDKILAETKILQQQTQDLSTVFNQMKPWSAMLQDVREKLPAGVQVAGISQTKPPDTPPPPPSNTSTQTVVTTPTTDKVEITGYANSFSKVNDFLLTLQRSSFFKDKDTRLVTANLIDNPIQLYEARPNQSSSSQPIPKLPQVVSFKIETYLSEKPATDMLAELESKGALGLVSRIENLKQKGVLK; from the coding sequence ATGTACAGTTTGGAAGTTAATTTCCTCAAAGACCGCCCCGAATTTCAAACAAAAGAGCAAATAACTGGTGGTGGTGCCAAAAAATCCATCCCCGTTAACGATAGATTGCTGATGTATGCAGGAGTAGCCTTGGGTGTAATTTTACCAGCCGCCGTCGGTGGTTTTTGGTTGTGGCAACAAAGCGAAACTGCTAACTTAGAAAAGCAACTAGCCGATGTAACCGCTCTAGTAGATCAAGCTGCTGCCAAAAAAGGAAATCTCGACAAAATACTTGCTGAAACTAAAATTCTTCAGCAACAGACTCAAGATTTATCTACCGTCTTTAATCAGATGAAACCTTGGTCTGCCATGCTACAAGATGTGAGAGAAAAACTTCCAGCCGGAGTACAAGTTGCTGGCATTAGCCAAACTAAGCCCCCGGATACTCCCCCCCCACCTCCTAGCAATACTAGTACCCAAACTGTTGTCACAACACCCACTACAGACAAAGTAGAAATTACTGGTTATGCCAACTCTTTCAGCAAAGTAAATGATTTTCTGCTGACATTACAGAGATCCTCATTCTTTAAAGACAAAGATACCAGGTTAGTAACAGCTAATTTGATTGACAATCCCATTCAATTATATGAAGCTCGGCCAAACCAATCCAGTAGCTCTCAACCAATACCAAAATTACCCCAAGTAGTATCATTTAAAATCGAAACATATCTAAGTGAAAAACCAGCAACCGATATGTTAGCAGAATTAGAAAGTAAGGGTGCATTGGGATTAGTAAGTCGTATCGAAAACCTCAAACAAAAAGGAGTGCTTAAGTAA
- a CDS encoding sugar ABC transporter substrate-binding protein, with translation MSRYKSWQRWGIFALLGLVLSWAVSCSTENLSNRQVAGNDREIEFWTMQLQPQFTDYFKVAIANFETNNPGIKVRWVDVPWSAMESKILTAVSAKTAPDVVNLNPDFASQLAARNAWLDLDAKVSSQQRQSYLPNIWKASTLEGKSFGIPWYLATDITIYNQNLLKQAGLSKAPATYEQLASFAKQVKEKTGKYAFFVTFVPGDSAEVLESFVQMGVPLIDGEGKAAFNTAEGRAAFQYWVDLYKQKLLPQEVLTQGHRRAIELYQAGEIALLRSGTQFLSTIAKNAPAIAEVSATAPQITGKTGKNGVAVMNLVIPRDTDQPDAALKFALFVTNDENQLAFAKAANVLPSTVKALADVYFQQVPARATAADKARVVSATQMKQAEVLIPAMKNVKQLQKVIYDNLQAAMLDEKSVDAAVTDAAKEWDESVKG, from the coding sequence ATGAGTCGATATAAGTCTTGGCAACGGTGGGGAATTTTTGCTCTTTTGGGATTAGTTCTTAGCTGGGCGGTCAGTTGTAGCACCGAGAACTTGAGCAACCGACAAGTTGCTGGTAACGATCGAGAAATAGAGTTTTGGACGATGCAGTTGCAACCGCAATTTACTGATTATTTTAAGGTAGCGATCGCAAATTTTGAAACGAACAATCCAGGGATAAAGGTGCGGTGGGTTGATGTTCCTTGGTCGGCGATGGAAAGTAAAATACTGACGGCGGTTTCGGCGAAGACTGCTCCTGATGTGGTGAACTTAAATCCGGATTTTGCTTCTCAATTAGCGGCTCGGAATGCTTGGCTGGATTTGGATGCAAAAGTTTCTAGCCAACAGCGTCAGAGCTATTTACCTAATATTTGGAAGGCGAGTACGCTGGAGGGAAAAAGTTTTGGTATTCCTTGGTATTTGGCGACTGATATTACTATTTACAATCAAAATTTGTTAAAGCAAGCTGGGCTTAGCAAAGCTCCGGCTACTTACGAACAGTTAGCAAGTTTTGCGAAACAAGTTAAGGAAAAGACGGGTAAGTATGCGTTTTTCGTGACTTTCGTACCGGGGGATTCGGCGGAGGTTTTGGAATCTTTCGTGCAGATGGGCGTGCCATTAATTGATGGGGAAGGAAAGGCGGCGTTTAATACTGCTGAAGGTAGGGCGGCGTTTCAGTATTGGGTAGATTTATATAAACAAAAATTGTTGCCGCAGGAAGTATTAACGCAAGGACATCGAAGGGCGATCGAACTTTATCAGGCGGGTGAGATTGCTTTGCTGAGATCGGGTACTCAGTTTTTGAGTACGATCGCGAAAAATGCTCCTGCGATCGCTGAAGTTTCTGCTACTGCTCCTCAGATTACTGGCAAAACTGGTAAAAATGGGGTGGCGGTGATGAATTTGGTGATTCCTCGCGATACAGACCAGCCTGATGCTGCGCTAAAGTTTGCTTTGTTCGTAACTAACGATGAAAACCAGTTGGCTTTTGCTAAGGCGGCTAATGTTTTACCTTCGACGGTGAAGGCGCTGGCAGATGTTTATTTTCAACAAGTTCCCGCTCGAGCTACGGCTGCGGATAAGGCACGGGTGGTGAGTGCGACTCAGATGAAACAGGCAGAAGTTTTGATTCCGGCGATGAAGAACGTCAAGCAACTGCAAAAGGTAATTTACGACAATTTGCAGGCGGCAATGCTGGATGAGAAGTCGGTAGATGCGGCGGTGACGGATGCGGCGAAGGAATGGGATGAGAGTGTGAAGGGGTGA